The Saprospiraceae bacterium genome includes a window with the following:
- the ychF gene encoding redox-regulated ATPase YchF, with amino-acid sequence MGLQCGIVGLPNVGKSTLFNALTSAKALAANYPFATKEPNLGVIVVPDTRLDKLAELVNPQKVLPTSVEILDIAGLIKGASKGEGLGNQFLANIREVDAIVHVVRCFEDDNVIHVDGSVDPVRDKEIIDLELIFKDIETMEKRIDKLKKQAKSGSKDDALNVEWAEKLLKHLESEKPARSFEVDEHYESLYKDLYLLTGKPILYVCNVDEAAVIEGNVHTQRFMDAVKNENAEVLLICAGIEAEIAELESKEERMEFIEAMGLHEAGVNRIIRAAYKLLNLYTYFTAGVKEVRAWTIVKGWKAPQAAGVIHTDFEKGFIRAEVIKYDAYVKYGSEHAVKEAGKMGVEGKEYVVEDGDVMHFRFNV; translated from the coding sequence ATGGGACTTCAGTGTGGAATTGTAGGACTTCCAAATGTTGGCAAGTCAACACTTTTTAACGCATTAACATCTGCAAAAGCGCTTGCTGCCAATTATCCGTTTGCAACCAAAGAGCCTAATCTCGGGGTGATAGTAGTGCCTGATACAAGGTTGGACAAACTTGCTGAATTAGTGAATCCTCAAAAAGTACTTCCCACGAGCGTTGAAATACTTGACATTGCCGGACTTATCAAAGGTGCATCAAAAGGCGAAGGACTGGGCAATCAGTTTTTGGCAAATATCCGCGAAGTTGATGCCATAGTCCATGTAGTCAGATGTTTTGAAGATGATAATGTCATCCATGTAGACGGGAGTGTTGATCCGGTAAGAGACAAAGAGATCATAGACCTTGAACTCATCTTTAAGGATATCGAAACCATGGAAAAACGGATTGATAAACTAAAAAAGCAAGCAAAATCAGGGTCTAAAGACGATGCACTCAATGTAGAATGGGCAGAAAAACTGCTGAAACATCTCGAGAGTGAAAAACCTGCCCGAAGCTTTGAAGTCGACGAGCATTATGAATCGCTTTATAAGGATTTATATCTTCTTACAGGCAAACCCATCCTTTATGTTTGTAATGTTGATGAAGCTGCAGTGATCGAAGGAAATGTCCATACACAGCGATTTATGGATGCAGTAAAAAATGAAAATGCTGAAGTATTGCTGATATGTGCAGGAATAGAAGCTGAAATTGCGGAGCTCGAAAGCAAGGAAGAACGTATGGAATTTATAGAAGCTATGGGGCTTCATGAAGCCGGAGTCAACAGAATCATCAGGGCTGCCTATAAGCTGTTGAATTTATATACATATTTCACAGCAGGAGTAAAAGAAGTCAGGGCCTGGACTATCGTAAAAGGATGGAAAGCACCTCAAGCGGCAGGAGTCATACACACTGACTTTGAGAAAGGATTTATCAGGGCAGAAGTCATAAAATACGATGCTTATGTCAAATATGGGTCTGAGCATGCGGTGAAAGAAGCCGGTAAAATGGGTGTTGAAGGCAAAGAATATGTGGTAGAAGACGGCGATGTCATGCATTTCAGATTTAATGTATAA
- a CDS encoding DUF2452 domain-containing protein, with product MSEQNNPISIDHITETPHLLPYAHHVGSAIIRPLDKGRTKGNAMKAMYQQTENQLVQIKEQVETLIKQAQAIHDRINISEKIYRADVGFKPLIGHTYYVYERKDSSWMISMISPDEWGLKSPFIYKASVLLLADYTWSILHEDLNPEI from the coding sequence ATGTCTGAACAAAACAATCCGATCAGTATTGATCATATCACTGAAACACCACACTTACTGCCATATGCGCACCATGTAGGCAGCGCTATTATCAGGCCTTTGGACAAAGGTCGAACCAAAGGTAATGCGATGAAAGCGATGTACCAGCAAACAGAAAATCAACTTGTACAGATAAAAGAACAGGTAGAAACACTGATCAAACAAGCTCAGGCAATCCATGACAGGATTAATATTTCTGAGAAGATATATAGAGCAGACGTAGGATTTAAGCCTTTGATTGGCCATACATATTATGTATATGAAAGAAAAGACAGTTCATGGATGATTTCTATGATCTCCCCAGACGAATGGGGACTTAAATCACCTTTTATTTATAAAGCATCAGTACTATTACTGGCGGATTATACCTGGTCGATTCTTCATGAAGATTTAAATCCAGAAATTTAA